A DNA window from Hoplias malabaricus isolate fHopMal1 chromosome 5, fHopMal1.hap1, whole genome shotgun sequence contains the following coding sequences:
- the LOC136697485 gene encoding red-sensitive opsin — protein sequence MADQWGDAVFAARRRGEDTTRESAFVYTNSNNTKDPFEGPNYHIAPRWVYNLATLWMFFVVVASTFTNGLVLVATAKFKKLRHPLNWILVNLAVADLLETLLASTISVCNQFFGYFILGHPMCVFEGFTVATCGIAGLWSLTVISWERWVVVCKPFGNVKFDGKMATAGIVFTWVWSALWCAPPIFGWSRYWPHGLKTSCGPDVFSGSEDPGVQSYMIVLMITCCIIPLGIIVLCYLAVWWAIRTVAQQQKDSESTQKAEKEVSRMVVVMIFAYCFCWGPYTFFACFAAGNPGYAFHPLAAAMPAYFAKSATIYNPIIYVFMNRQFRVCIMQLFGKKVDDGSEVSTSKTEVSSVAPA from the exons ATGGCAGATCAATGGGGAGATGCTGTTTTTGCTGCCAGGCGACGAGGCGAAGACACGACGCGGGAATCAGCCTTTGTATATACGAATAGTAATAACACCAAAG ATCCATTTGAGGGTCCAAACTATCACATTGCCCCAAGATGGGTGTACAATCTTGCTACATTATGGATGTTCTTTGTGGTTGTTGCCTCGACCTTCACCAATGGCCTGGTTCTGGTGGCCACAGCCAAGTTTAAGAAACTCCGTCACCCTCTGAACTGGATCTTGGTCAACCTTGCTGTGGCTGATCTTTTAGAGACACTACTGGCCAGCACCATCAGTGTCTGCAACCAGTTCTTTGGCTACTTCATCCTTGGACAcccgatgtgtgtttttgagggtTTTACAGTTGCCACTTGTG GAATTGCTGGTCTGTGGTCTCTGACTGTCATATCTTGGGAGAGATGGGTGGTGGTGTGCAAACCTTTTGGAAATGTTAAATTTGATGGTAAAATGGCAACTGCTGGAATTGTCTTCACCTGGGTCTGGTCTGCCCTCTGGTGTGCACCTCCCATCTTTGGATGGAGCAG GTACTGGCCTCATGGTCTGAAGACTTCCTGTGGACCTGATGTGTTTAGTGGAAGTGAGGATCCTGGAGTTCAATCTTACATGATTGTTCTGATGATCACCTGCTGCATCATCCCCCTGGGCATTATAGTTCTTTGCTACTTGGCTGTGTGGTGGGCCATTCGTACT GTAGCCCAACAGCAGAAAGATTCAGAATCAACCCAGAAGGCTGAGAAGGAAGTGTCCAGGATGGTTGTGGTCATGATTTTTGCATATTGCTTCTGTTGGGGTCCTTATACCTTCTTTGCCTGCTTTGCTGCTGGTAACCCTGGCTACGCTTTCCACCCACTAGCAGCAGCGATGCCTGCTTACTTTGCAAAGAGCGCCACTATCTACAACCCCATTATCTACGTCTTCATGAACAGACAA TTCCGTGTGTGCATCATGCAACTCTTTGGAAAAAAGGTTGATGATGGATCTGAAGTGTCTACATCCAAGACAGAAGTCTCCTCTGTGGCACCTGCATAA
- the opn1sw2 gene encoding opsin-1, short-wave-sensitive 2 has translation MKSRQQELPEDFYIPIPLDTNNITALSPFLVPQDHLGGTGTFMAMAVFMFFLFVTGTSINVLTIVCTIQYKKLRSHLNYILVNLAISNLLVSTVGSFTAFVSFFNRYFVFGPTACKVEGFLATLGGMVSLWSLSVVAFERWLVICKPVGNFSFKGTHAIIGCGITWVFALLASAPPLFGWSRYIPEGLQCSCGPDWYTTENKYNNESYVMFLFCFCFGFPFTVILFCYTQLLFTLKSAAKAQADSASTQKAEREVTKMVVVMVLGFLVCWLPYASFALWVVFNRGQTFDLRMGTIPSCFSKASTVYNPVIYVFMNKQFRSCMMKMIFCGKNPFGDDEDASTSSQVTQVSSVGPEK, from the exons ATGAAGAGTCGTCAGCAGGAGTTACCAGAGGATTTCTACATCCCCATCCCATTGGACACCAATAACATCACAGCTCTCAGTCCATTTCTTGTCCCACAGGACCACCTGGGTGGAACAGGAACTTTTATGGCCATGGCAGTCTTCATGTTCTTTCTCTTCGTCACTGGGACCTCCATCAATGTCCTTACCATTGTCTGCACCATCCAGTACAAAAAACTTCGATCACATCTAAACTACATTCTCGTAAACCTGGCTATATCTAACCTGCTGGTGTCGACTGTTGGCTCCTTCACTGCCTTTGTCTCCTTCTTCAACCGTTACTTTGTGTTTGGACCCACTGCATGTAAAGTTGAGGGATTTTTGGCAACTTTAGGAG GTATGGTCAGCCTGTGGTCTCTTTCTGTGGTGGCCTTTGAGAGGTGGCTGGTCATCTGTAAACCTGTGGGAAATTTCTCCTTTAAAGGAACTCATGCCATCATTGGCTGTGGAATCACCTGGGTTTTTGCTCTGCTTGCCTCAGCACCACCACTGTTTGGTTGGAGTAG GTATATCCCTGAGGGTCTTCAGTGTTCCTGTGGTCCAGACTGGTACACTActgaaaacaaatacaacaacGAGTCTTATGTCATGTTCCTTTTCTGTTTCTGCTTTGGCTTCCCCTTCACTGTCATCCTCTTTTGCTACACCCAGCTGCTCTTCACACTCAAATCA GCTGCCAAAGCACAGGCTGACTCCGCCTCCACAcagaaggcagagagagaggtgacgaagatggtggtggtgatggtttTAGGTTTTCTGGTTTGCTGGCTGCCCTATGCTTCTTTTGCCCTGTGGGTGGTGTTCAACCGTGGCCAAACATTTGACCTGCGGATGGGCACCATACCTTCCTGCTTCTCAAAGGCTTCGACAGTCTATAACCCCGTCATTTATGTCTTCATGAACAAACAG TTCCGCTCCTGTATGATGAAGATGATTTTCTGTGGTAAGAATCCATTTGGAGATGATGAAGATGCCTCCACTTCATCTCAAGTGACCCAGGTGTCTTCTGTAGGACCAGagaaataa
- the opn1lw1 gene encoding red-sensitive opsin-1, translating into MAEQWGDAIFAARRRGDDTTRDAVFVYTNSNNTKDPFEGPNYHIAPRWVYNLATLWMFFVVVASTFTNGLVLVATAKFKKLRHPLNWILVNLAVADLLETLLASTISVCNQFFGYFILGHPMCIFEGFTVATCGIAGLWSLTVISFERWVVVCKPFGNIKFDGKMATAGIVFTWVWSAFWCAPPIFGWSRYWPHGLKTSCGPDVFSGSEDPGVQSFMIVLMITCCFIPLGIIILCYIAVWLAIRAVAQQQKDSESTQKAEKEVSRMVVVMIFAYIFCWGPYTFFACFAAANPGYAFHPLAAAMPAYFAKSATIYNPIIYVFMNRQFRVCIMQLFGKKVDDGSEVSTSKTEVSSVAPA; encoded by the exons ATGGCAGAGCAATGGGGAGATGCCATTTTTGCAGCAAGGAGACGGGGAGATGACACAACGCGGGATGCAGTCTTCGTATACACCAACAGCAATAACACCAAAG ATCCATTTGAGGGTCCAAACTATCACATTGCCCCAAGATGGGTGTACAATCTTGCTACATTATGGATGTTCTTTGTGGTTGTTGCCTCGACCTTCACCAATGGCCTGGTTCTGGTGGCCACAGCCAAGTTTAAGAAACTCCGTCACCCTCTGAACTGGATCTTGGTCAACCTTGCTGTGGCTGATCTTTTAGAGACACTACTGGCCAGCACCATCAGTGTCTGCAACCAGTTCTTTGGCTACTTCATCCTTGGACACCCGATGTGTATTTTTGAGGGTTTTACAGTTGCCACTTGTG GAATTGCTGGTCTGTGGTCTCTGACTGTAATTTCATTTGAGAGATGGGTGGTGGTGTGCAAACCTTTTGGAAATATTAAATTTGATGGTAAAATGGCAACTGCTGGAATTGTCTTCACCTGGGTCTGGTCTGCCTTCTGGTGTGCACCTCCCATCTTTGGATGGAGCAG GTACTGGCCTCATGGTCTGAAGACTTCCTGTGGACCTGATGTGTTTAGTGGAAGTGAGGATCCTGGAGTCCAGTCCTTCATGATTGTCCTGATGATCACGTGCTGCTTCATCCCCCTGGGCATTATAATTCTCTGCTATATTGCTGTGTGGTTGGCCATTCGTGCT GTAGCCCAGCAGCAGAAAGATTCAGAATCCACACAGAAGGCTGAGAAGGAAGTGTCCAGGATGGTGGTGGTCATGATTTTTGCATATATTTTCTGCTGGGGTCCTTATACTTTCTTTGCCTGCTTTGCTGCTGCTAACCCCGGCTACGCTTTCCACCCACTAGCAGCAGCGATGCCTGCTTACTTTGCTAAAAGCGCCACTATCTACAACCCCATTATCTATGTCTTCATGAACAGACAA TTCCGTGTGTGCATCATGCAACTCTTTGGAAAAAAGGTTGATGATGGATCTGAGGTGTCTACATCCAAGACAGAAGTCTCCTCTGTGGCACCTGCATAA